Within Topomyia yanbarensis strain Yona2022 chromosome 2, ASM3024719v1, whole genome shotgun sequence, the genomic segment CTGCTAATttgatattaatgtacgcatataacgatgatgttataataaGTTATACATatgttctttcacaattatctttgaacgctaacggtAAACTGTAAAGCGGGCAAATGACCAGTCGGTTAAAGctccaataaacaaatcaaacaatcaactgtgaatgattgttacATTACACAAATAACCGTCCATTTACTAATACGCTGAAGTCTCTTTTCATGCgtcgttattcaactttttaaagcaaatttgtgaagttttagatgtaatTTGTCAGTAAGGTGtttgacttacttggttgcattttgattatAAGATTATGTACTTTCTGAGACACTTTCAATgcctttattaatttttttttggaatcgtaaagttatcaacaagatattctaaagtttataattttcatataaaagttattttgaaaaagatgcagaaagtatcaagcactccagatgaaataataaaacgcgaattgaaataaaaaagcattttaaaactatttgttatggtttagtcaaatggTTATAtgattaattttcttttaatcgaTTGTGCATAttacgaaaacgaattttcagatcTTAAAAACTTTCTAATATATACTGATTTCTACAATATCGTTAtgtattttgaggatcttcgaggaccttcagtccgatttctccaatttatgcgggtttttcataaacaattaaaattggCCAGTTTGTGCGTTCTCCGAACTACCAAAgcgttgcattttttttaaacttcgcataaaaatgtttgagttACTTGATTGTtatatcttttcattccacgtAAGATAAGTTTGACATTTTACGGTTGAACTGACAATTGCTTTGAATGCGCAATGTTCTAATGTTTCTGCTGTATTCGATGGTTTTCGTTCctcttaaaaaaatcatcgagctagcaaattttcgtaatagtcaagatacttgattcattttgtagaaagttaaaacaaaataaggcgacctgttcaaattgttgaaatattaatatttgttagtatgctgcataaagctggcctagaaatctctgaTTATATACATATCCCAGCTGGAATTATCGTTcgctgttacaatttaaatgaattttaaataatgcttgaagtagctaaaaactttaataaaaaatattgaataattccccttaaaataaaataaaatttagaatggaaaatgtattttagaaaaaacatgaaatattctagaattcgtcacaccgaagaatcctcaacaatttctcgaactttctgattatctgttataatattcgcagttgatagattgcACTACCGTAAAAGATTTGTATTTCTGGGAATTATTAGGTTGCGATAATTGTACTGGCTTCATCTTCCCCATTTTAACAGTGCTAATAACAAAACCTCTTGAAaattcagaatctaaaaatagccactTTCCTAATCTGCAAAGATAccataaagctattcagtctatcgtaatatagacagctgtagtagtgagtaaaactgcatgaaaacaaagcgtatgacataaggaaaacaaacagtccttaggctttggcaaagttcaatgtgtgcgttctggaaacaagatgcatctataatcgttttgcccttgacggattcgaggaatattatgctaacgtTAAACATCAGTTTaaagcaacgtcgttggttcatgcaggaaacatccacataaaactcagaatacccaaattcaaatcgctataatccacaaataaccatcagcgtgtcatatattcgtAATATAACAttcagccagcatgtatgcaatcatttgaccaaactataaaaagcttttgctacatgaagctttttgctgccaaacgaaaacgccttaatgtatgctatatttttctattctattctatttttagacttgcacgctaaattcgttgatactatacaataggtaataaaagctatattgACAGTGGGggaacctaacaaaatttgttataattctgatagaagcctatcacaggttgtcatatttttgatatatactagaacaatttctgttatgttttctgttattttaccaactaacgagaccaaagttataacacaacttgttatcataacaaagtacCTCAGTCtgcaataattttgttatttctttctgatcgggtacaGGGTGGATTATTCCAGACCACATCCAACTTGCTGATCCTACTTTTGCCACTTCAGGTGCTATTGATATGGTAATCGGTAGTGAGGTCTTTTTCGATCTCCTTCGGAGAGGTCACATGCGGATCGACGACGATAAACCTACACTACACAACTCCGTATTTGGTTGGTTAGTTGCGGGAGCACATCGAAGCTCGTCAGCGCCAGTATGTTTGGTCACTCATGTTATTACTACTGAGAGTCTAAACAAGCAGGTAGGAAAATTTTGGGAAATTGAATCCTGTCAGTCAGAATCAATCTGGTCAGTAGAAGAGCGTATTTGTGAGGAAATCTTCAAGTCAGCAACTGAACGGGACTCGGATGGTCGCTACATCGTTACCTTACCTAAACGCATAGAATTCATTGGGCATCTTGGAGATTCACGATCTATAGCTACGAAACGATTCCACGCCATGGAGCGACGCCTTGCAAAGGATTCGGCGTTGCACCGCCAatattgttcctttatgaacgAATATCTCTCATTGGGCCATATGAAGCTGGTTGATGTGGTGTCAGATTTGCCAGGACAACATTATTATCTCCCTCATCATGCGATCATTAAGCCCGAGAGCACTACCACCAAACTACGTGTGGTGTTCGACGGCTCATGTAGAACGACGTCTGGGTTTGCTTTAAATGATCTACTTCTCAAAGGCCCCACAGTTCAGGATGACATGCTCTCTCTAATTTTTCGTTTTCGCATGAAGCCAATCGTCATTAAAGCGGACATTCAAAAAATGTATCGCCAGATCAAAATAGCAGAAAAAGATCTACCGTATCAGCAAATCCTGTGGCGAAACGCTCCCGAGGAACCCCTACACACATACCAGCTCACTACTGTCACGTATGGTACCACGACAGCTCCCTTTCTTGCTACACGATGCCTACAGCAACTTTCTGACGACGAAGCAGTTAATTTTCCAGCGGCTGCACGTGTGGTGAAAAAAGGATTTTATGTTGACGACCTGTTATATGGATTCGACACCCTCAAAGAGGCGTTAGAAGCAACGGAGCAGTTACACCTCATGATGTCATCAGCTGGTCTATCATTACGCAAGTGGTCGTCGAATTGCCGTAATGTTCTCAATGAAATCCCACGCGACTACTGGGAGACTGAAAGGGTGTTGGAGTTAGACAGTTCGGCTCCAGTTCAAGCTCTTGGGCTGTTGTGGGAACCAATGTCAGacgattttttgttcaaaattcCACAATGGACCAAACAAACTTTTTCTACAAAGCGAAGCGTACTGTCACAAACAGCTAGCTTATTTGACCCGTTAGGATTGGTCGGACCAGTGATTGTCATCgccaaaatattcattcaagCGCTGTGGGAGTTAAATCTTGAATGGGATCAACACTTGCCTTCGGAGCTTCACGAGCAGTGGATGAACTTCGTAAGCCGTTTACCGATCCTTAAACAGCTTCGTATTCCCCGATTTGTTTTAACGGACAACATCGTATCTCTTCAACTGCACGGGTTTGCCGATGCATCTCTACGAGCATATGGTGCATGCGTGTACTTCAGAGCTGTGTCTGCATCGGGTGGTGTATCGATACGTCTCATGACTGCAAAATCTCGTGTTGCTCCTCCGGAACGAAGACGACCTACGCTAGCTCGGTTGGAGCTGTGTGCAGCTCTCCTTCTGGCCAATCTACAGAAAAAGGTGCTAGAAAGTGTGGAAGTGCACTGCCCATGTTATTTTTGGTCGGATTCCACGATCGTCCTACACTGGCTAGCAAAGGAACCGTCAACATGGAAAATCTTCATCGCAAATAGAGTTGCTGAAATCCAACAGCTGACACAAGGCGGAATCTGGAACTATGTTTCGACCAATGATAACCCAGCCGATCATATATCACGCGGTTTGAATCCCAACGACATCATTTGCAATTCGTTGTGGTGGGATGCTCCCCACTGGCTTATGAATCCAGTGCAAAATTGGCCGAAGTCTTCACATTTGTGGAAAAATGTCTCTCCTCCCTATGGAGATCTCGAGTTGCGTGCGACAGTATTGGTTGCTATCGAAAAGGAGAGAACGCACGAGAGTTGGTTAAAACGCACGTTCGAAAATTATGATTCTTTTCACGACGTTTTGCGTGTGATGGCATATTGTAGACGCTTTGTCACAAATTGTAAGCGAAAATCAGTTCAACTGATTTCATAACTGGTCCGCTGACAGCATCAGAAATCAAAACAGCAGAAATGCTCTTCATCCGCCAAAGACAACTGGAAACGTTTCCGACAGAAAACCGCCAGTTATCAGCAGGTTTGCCTATTAACAGAAAATCATCCTTACTGGCACTGAATCCTTTCATACGAAAAGGTGAGGACCTAATTCGAGTTGGCGGTCgtttaaaaaacgcttttatacCATTCGGTCAGAAACACCCTATCCTACTTCCAAAGCATCATTATGCCGTCGAATTGCTCTTTCTTGATCTGCACCGGGAAACTTTGCACTCGGGTCCCTCACACTTGCTAACAGCAGTTCGCAGAAGGTTTTGGCCCATAGACGGACGGAATAAAGCCCGAGCTACCGTACGCAGCTGTATTACCTGCTTTCGCTATCGCCCAAAAGTAGCCGAACAGATCATGGCTGACCTACCATCTGTTCGTGTAAATCCAGACAGGGTTTTCCGCAACGTCGGGATTGATTATTGCGGCCCAATCGTCATTCAAGGCAAACGTAACCAGCCGCCAATTAAGTGCTACATATGTGTTTTTGTGTGCATGACAACGAAGGCTGCACATCTCGAGCTCGTTACCAACTTAACCACAGAGGCTTTCATCGGTGCGTTAAAAAGGTTTTGGGCAAAACGTGGATTCCCCCAGCACATCTATTGCGACAACGCAACAAACTTCACGGGTGCTGATCGTGAATTGAAACGGTTGAAACGTCAGTTCGAGTCTCAACAACATAAAACTGCAGTTATCAATGAGTCATCTCGTATTGGCAtcgaatttcatttcattcctcCACGGTCACCGTCGTTTGGAGGACTTTGGGAAGCGTGCGTCAAGTCGACAAAGGAAATTCTGAATAAGGTGTCTATGGATGTTCGGCTCACTTAAGAAGAGATGCTAACTACACTAGCCCAGGTGGAAGCCTGCCTAAATTCGCGACCTCTCTCGCCGATGTCTAGCGATCCCAATGACATGCAGCCTCTAACTCCAGGCCACTTCCTCATTGGTGGTCCGCTTGAAGCAATACCTGAACCCGATCTCCAGCATATTCCTTGCAACCGCTTGTCACGGTGGCAGAGAATGCAGCGCATGTTCCAAGAATTTTGGTCCAGATGGTACAAGGAGTACTTGCCAACTCTTCAAAAACGCTACAAATGGCCAAGCCCCAAGTCCAACTTATCAGTTGGAGACATGGTGCTGTTACATGAGGATAATCAACCGCCATTCAAATGGCCAATCGCACGAGTCACAAAGGTCATTACAGGAGAAGATGAAAAGGTACGAGTTGCTGAAGTGATGCTCGACGGAAATGTCACTTACCGTCGCGGCATCCACAAACTATGTCCGTTACCCAAGCCACAGGATGAACCTTGCACAGCGTCTAGTCCACTACACACTGAGTCATCATAAAATCCGAACTCAATCGCATCTGCAATCAACCACGCTACTGTGCTACAGTCGTTTCCTGCATCAACGGTTTGAAAATTAGTCGCGGCCAGATGACGGATCGAACGACGACCTCGTCAACGATTCGAATGGCTCCGCCACGTGGGACTGAAGGATGTCAACCCGATCGCCCGAAGATCCAACGCCTCACCGATACCTTTCTATTACGTTGAAACCGGTTGTTTCAAGGGGAGCGGCATGTACGAGCGCAGAAGAagaattatttgaaatcaaATTATATAATTAAATGAAATGTAAATTATTACACTTAGGTTAAGAACACCCCTACACCTAGCACTCACACTGAACTCGATTGCACAGAACTAGGCCTACCTAACATCACATTTACCGGTACGAAGATCGATAGGGAAATAATAGATAATGGTGATATGTATTTATACCGATCAAGTGAAATAAACGGCAGTTAAAACCTAATCATCATACCGAGCACACGTATCTACGTTGTCGCTCTCGTTTGATCGCGTCGGTCACCGAAAGCCCGCCATCATCTCATCGTCCACCTTTCTTCGCATCGTCTGGATCAGTTTCGAGTGGAATCTGGAACCGATTCCAACCAAGGGACTCCCGACGGAGACACGCAGAACGAGCACAGGCTCGTAcaagtaacttgagccttaacttATGTTGGTACGCGGGCTAGATGAAGGGAATGCTGTCGTGAGGGTGATCTGTGGAAGGTAGGGTGATGGAGCGGAGGAGAGGAACCAACCTGTTAATCCGGATACAAAAGTCCGATATGAATAAAATCCAATAGCGGTCAATGGgagtacagtgaagacccgatttcatCAGCCTTCGATTTTATCTGCCccctattttatcagcttcgcatgaaaattgatagttggtagtttgatgggctctagcaggcgaaccaacttaaatttgaataggggaactgtgggtaagacatACAGGTGGGGTAAGAGGGACACATGGCTATTTCAGGCatataacattaaaacttcaattgtattgTATGTGTACCCTAATATTATGGGTAACCTTGAATTATGAAATAGttagtaggccttgaatactgctaaacgtgtacaatttaagcaaatattgataatcagtagtgcagCTTCGTGCAGATGTAATTTTCAAGAttccgattttaaggtttatcgaggaaaaaatcaattttttcgcggatttttttcaattatttcgataaagtaaCTCTTAAGTGTCTTCTTagtggaaaataacaggtaagttgatttatgcgtgaataagtacaattgtttaaaaaatatgtgtactagTGGGGAAAGACAGACAATCTTGtttaattctattgattcatgCTTATATGGATGTCTCGCGTGTAGAAACGAAATTCTAATAGTCAAACGTGGAAAACCATCcagttagctgaagtctcacatgcAGTAGACTTCAGGATATACGTTAATATGATCGGAGCCAAATAAGGAATTCCTTGAACCTGGAAAAGGTAGACGACTTTGTGCAGGTCCCAGAATAGAAGGTCATATACTTTGGCTGTGTGTAATCGAGGAACTGAGATTATCAACTACTCATTTAATATACAACTTTCCCGTTTTGAATAAGTGATTATGGCTgatcattggaactgattgtatagctctctttatgacaacTGCAGAAACGATATTAGATAATACATAATTGGCTTCAAACGTTAATTTTCTCATCaaattgaacatatatattaagaagaaccacaatctattcaaaacatccgttagaaactgtaaattttaatgttttgtgTTGTGATCATCATTTTTGCAACATGTTcgtcttacccccaccatatgtccgtttcacccgcagtctggaattagtgcagatatttcttcgttttctaaatctttaaaaaaatggtaCTTTTTGATTTTGGCAACATAATTCCTctgggcactcgaaagccaacatatgAAGCTACAACATGGAGTATtaaatgttgacaaaaacatgctctTACCATGATATATTTCAGTATATCCTtaatatgtccgtcttacccccagtttcTCCAAATCCTTTTTTTAGAATACTTTTCTTATCTTgaagatccgaaatatgcaaaaataaatatttaataataatcagaaaggattatgaggctatatctggggactaaagaagaataatttaaaagcttcggtttcttaaacagaaagaaaaatatatgtcccgattttgtcaatgtccctgttttatcagcctaaaatttaaccaaggggctgataaaaacgggttttcactgtattgcATCTTGTATATGAAATCGTTTAATAAAAATCGTTTAAGAATTCATTGAAAAATTGGCGTAACATCAATTCAGGTAATTGATCCTGACCTCGATTTATTAAAAGCAAAGGATATTTGAGTCGGAGCAATTTGAATTACCAATGTCTAAAGATTTTGTTTCCACGCGCAACTTTTAATCAGCCAAGCAGTAATAGAAAACCTCTACCTTTGACAgttaacagtgttgccaaactttAGCAATAATGGATGCCGACTAATGCAGAAATTACTAGAGAACTATAATGTAGTAACGGCCAGCTTTTTGTCAAATACTCCTATGTGCGTCGTACGATGGAATCTAGGTTGTAGTAAGCGTGATGAGCGTAGGGAACGTTGCGAGGCACGAAAATCAAGAAGGGACAGGAACCTCGGGAAGTCAATTTCAGTATTGAGAAGCTTTGCTACGAATACTACTTGCTGAAGCTTTCTGCGTTGTTCCAGTGTGCCGAGACCGATCAAGTGACATCGACCAGGATACGGTGGAAGGTTTAGAGGATTCCGCCATAGAAGGCTTCGTAGTGCGAGTCGGACAATTCACTTCTGCATCCGTTCAATCCGTTAGTTCCATGTAAACTCATGAGGGCTCCAACTCAAAGAAGCATTTTAAAGTAGTGGGCGAACCAGCGAACAATATAACCCCTTCATACAATGCGGGTCCTTGAAATCGGGAAGCTGAGTTATCGGGTTGCTTTAGAGGTTAAAGCTGAGCGATGCTGATTGAAAGTTAGCTTCATATCCAACAAAATGCCGAGTTCGTTGACGCTATCAACTCTAGTGAGCCTTTGCCTATCGATTTGGTAGTTGTAACGTATACGGTAAAATGTTATGACTTGGCATTTTGCAATGCTAATAATTAGCCAGTTTTACGACTTCAGTTAACGAATGAATCCAGAAGCTCTCGAAGACGGATGCAGTCGTCGATAGATCGGACTACGAGGTACAATCTCTAATCATCGGcgtaaatcagtttgcatcccAAACAAAGCAGCATCgttgaaaaataatacaaacaGTAGAGGTCCCATGTTGCTGCCTTGAGGGACTCCAGATTTATTCGTAAATTGAGAGGAAACACAGGAGCCAAGTTGTACACGTAGGACTCTGTCAATCAAGTATGAATTCAGCCAGTTAACAAAATTCCGTGATGCACCCAGCCGTGACCcagggttacaccactgtagaattgaaaaaaaatcggttttctttttttagtctaaaatgtgctttaggatgttaaAACTGATATACCAAAACATGAAAgacgaaaacaatacataaatgtttaaattttcaattctgccgtAACGCTTCTTATGTATATCCCGTgcgtactgaaaactttaaccgcgtttttctcgaaaccactggccggaaatgtaactcgaaaaaATGATTCttgatcgctttgaaatttttacagtatattcaaaattgatttctccagcgacgtacgtaggattttttttgttgcttaacctttttaattaacaattttgtgtcgattttaatgacattttcggtgattttttcacata encodes:
- the LOC131679843 gene encoding uncharacterized protein LOC131679843, with the translated sequence MGGWFQRARKTLSSSTLVDSRRSLNTVPDPQFILDISPHCIKPDTFPRFGLRTHQVSPTTRSTGGNSPNSQEIKKHVFTCNRARDALERMHKFIDSFEPSRLAEAQLRLARLDQIYTTYQDSSSALEILTDGIVTEYEMDLQKDLEEFENDFFALQAWLKTHCSSQAERLPDTTPGTTCGTLRLPSISVPEFNGDIDKWYSFYDTFRSLIHNNPELSDIQKFHYFKASLKGTAAKLIDDITLCADNYTVALKIITDRFEHPKVLIKSHLNALFAIQKVQTESAQSLSNLLDDFQKNIGVLNKLGEPTSDWSSLLVHMLTSRLDPATKREWERTTDPKSMPKFEELVYFLQNHILQLQSLEVDFQRNAKAQTTRATYATTSSSNRSCSLCSGNHSLFYCGKFKALAVPERINVVSSKGLCANCISERHHPNQCKQRSCRVCGKKHNSLLHRSSPHNAKGTSTLSNQQEPTNISQSLEAPNESAHSRSLQILSTSQSSFVTSRSNRSPQVQVFLSTALVKVVGPKGNIAVARVLLDNASQPNLMTERFRQILNLRKSSASTELYGVGAERKVVAFSTVATVWWIIPDHIQLADPTFATSGAIDMVIGSEVFFDLLRRGHMRIDDDKPTLHNSVFGWLVAGAHRSSSAPVCLVTHVITTESLNKQVGKFWEIESCQSESIWSVEERICEEIFKSATERDSDGRYIVTLPKRIEFIGHLGDSRSIATKRFHAMERRLAKDSALHRQYCSFMNEYLSLGHMKLVDVVSDLPGQHYYLPHHAIIKPESTTTKLRVVFDGSCRTTSGFALNDLLLKGPTVQDDMLSLIFRFRMKPIVIKADIQKMYRQIKIAEKDLPYQQILWRNAPEEPLHTYQLTTVTYGTTTAPFLATRCLQQLSDDEAVNFPAAARVVKKGFYVDDLLYGFDTLKEALEATEQLHLMMSSAGLSLRKWSSNCRNVLNEIPRDYWETERVLELDSSAPVQALGLLWEPMSDDFLFKIPQWTKQTFSTKRSVLSQTASLFDPLGLVGPVIVIAKIFIQALWELNLEWDQHLPSELHEQWMNFVSRLPILKQLRIPRFVLTDNIVSLQLHGFADASLRAYGACVYFRAVSASGGVSIRLMTAKSRVAPPERRRPTLARLELCAALLLANLQKKVLESVEVHCPCYFWSDSTIVLHWLAKEPSTWKIFIANRVAEIQQLTQGGIWNYVSTNDNPADHISRGLNPNDIICNSLWWDAPHWLMNPVQNWPKSSHLWKNVSPPYGDLELRATVLVAIEKERTHETSEIKTAEMLFIRQRQLETFPTENRQLSAGLPINRKSSLLALNPFIRKGEDLIRVGGRLKNAFIPFGQKHPILLPKHHYAVELLFLDLHRETLHSGPSHLLTAVRRRFWPIDGRNKARATVRSCITCFRYRPKVAEQIMADLPSVRVNPDRVFRNVGIDYCGPIVIQGKRNQPPIKCYICVFVCMTTKAAHLELVTNLTTEAFIGALKRFWAKRGFPQHIYCDNATNFTGADRELKRLKRQFESQQHKTAVINESSRIGIEFHFIPPRSPSFGGLWEACVKSTKEILNKVSMDVRLT